In Desulfovibrio psychrotolerans, a single window of DNA contains:
- a CDS encoding BMP family lipoprotein translates to MSADTSAPDPRAITVGFVTGAGGLGDMSFNDMAYGGLRKAQQELGFALNVLEADATGTAKTEAVAHLVRQCDIMVLLGAQHTGHARVFAEQFPEKKFIFYEEKVSGIPNLASILFRQHEGSFLAGALAGRVSKTRRVGFLGGTDIPPVAAFAQGFMEGVRHVAPDVVVEIHHVSGPGDFSGFDNPDAGFTMAAAMFEDGVDIIFAVAGLTGNGVIEAARRTENRYVIGVDSDQDDMARGKVLTSMVKRLDTATYAEVSKAVQGRFTMGVADFGLVSGGVSLTDMRHTRDIISAPVVEELESLRQAIIDGKIVVTDLRP, encoded by the coding sequence ATGTCTGCAGACACCTCCGCTCCCGATCCCCGCGCCATAACCGTCGGTTTTGTCACCGGCGCGGGCGGACTCGGCGATATGTCCTTCAACGACATGGCCTACGGCGGCCTGCGCAAGGCTCAGCAGGAGCTGGGCTTCGCCCTCAATGTGCTGGAAGCCGACGCCACAGGCACGGCCAAGACAGAGGCTGTGGCTCATCTTGTGCGGCAGTGCGACATTATGGTGCTGCTCGGCGCACAGCACACGGGCCATGCCCGCGTCTTTGCCGAACAGTTCCCGGAAAAAAAGTTCATCTTTTATGAGGAAAAAGTCTCCGGCATTCCCAACTTGGCGTCCATCCTTTTCCGCCAGCACGAAGGTTCTTTCCTTGCCGGAGCACTGGCAGGCCGCGTGAGCAAAACCCGGCGGGTGGGCTTTCTGGGCGGCACGGACATTCCCCCCGTGGCCGCCTTCGCGCAGGGATTCATGGAAGGGGTACGCCACGTGGCTCCCGATGTGGTGGTGGAAATACACCACGTAAGCGGGCCGGGAGACTTTTCCGGATTCGACAACCCCGACGCAGGTTTTACCATGGCCGCTGCCATGTTCGAAGACGGCGTGGATATCATCTTCGCCGTGGCGGGCCTTACGGGCAACGGGGTTATAGAGGCGGCACGCAGGACGGAAAACCGCTACGTCATAGGCGTAGATTCGGATCAGGACGACATGGCCAGAGGCAAGGTGCTTACCAGCATGGTCAAACGGCTGGACACCGCCACCTACGCAGAGGTCTCCAAGGCTGTACAGGGCAGATTCACGATGGGCGTCGCGGACTTCGGCCTTGTTTCCGGCGGCGTAAGCCTTACGGACATGCGGCACACGCGGGACATCATCTCCGCCCCGGTGGTGGAGGAACTGGAATCGCTCCGGCAGGCCATCATCGACGGAAAGATTGTCGTTACCGACCTGCGCCCCTGA
- a CDS encoding manganese efflux pump MntP, producing the protein MNGLELVAIAVALAMDAFAVAIATGVQLKCVDSRQTFRLAWHFGLFQAIMPIIGWSLGLTVRGFIESYAHWIAFALLAWIGVRMLREAFEADCEEGERCDPTRGMSLIMLSVATSIDALAVGLSMSVLGISIWYPALIIGLIALIFTAAGLHIGRLIAGASRFGQVAEVAGGCVLLLIGVKILAERGVFTAFFG; encoded by the coding sequence GTGAACGGACTTGAACTCGTTGCCATAGCCGTGGCGCTTGCCATGGATGCCTTTGCCGTTGCCATTGCCACGGGCGTGCAGCTCAAATGCGTGGATTCGCGCCAGACCTTCCGCCTGGCGTGGCACTTCGGCCTGTTTCAGGCCATCATGCCCATTATCGGCTGGTCACTGGGCCTCACCGTGCGGGGATTCATCGAATCGTACGCCCACTGGATAGCCTTTGCCCTGCTGGCGTGGATAGGAGTGCGCATGCTGCGCGAAGCCTTTGAAGCGGACTGCGAGGAAGGGGAACGCTGCGACCCCACGCGGGGCATGTCGCTTATCATGCTTTCCGTGGCCACCAGCATAGACGCACTGGCTGTGGGGCTTTCCATGTCCGTGCTGGGCATATCCATATGGTACCCCGCCCTCATCATCGGTCTGATAGCCCTTATCTTCACGGCGGCAGGTCTGCATATCGGCCGCCTCATCGCCGGAGCCTCCCGTTTCGGACAGGTGGCGGAGGTGGCGGGCGGCTGCGTGCTGCTGCTCATTGGCGTGAAGATTCTTGCGGAACGCGGCGTCTTCACGGCATTTTTCGGATGA
- a CDS encoding MarR family winged helix-turn-helix transcriptional regulator codes for MNDTDHGNEHDPCCHTRLNHLIIEFYERLSSWEHDVVREKGLTLPQVHTLEVLGIHGSMPMKELAAHMGITTGTLTVLVDRLSDKGCVRRRPHESDRRSIIVELTATGRELFEEHDRLHMQLTETLTASLSDEERATLRHCLHIMNKAF; via the coding sequence TTGAACGATACGGACCACGGCAATGAGCACGACCCGTGCTGCCATACCAGACTGAACCATCTCATCATCGAATTCTACGAGCGGCTCTCATCGTGGGAGCATGATGTGGTGCGGGAAAAGGGGCTCACCCTGCCGCAGGTGCACACGCTGGAAGTGCTGGGCATTCACGGCTCCATGCCCATGAAAGAGCTTGCCGCGCACATGGGCATCACCACCGGCACGCTGACCGTGCTTGTGGACAGACTTTCCGACAAAGGCTGCGTGCGCCGCCGCCCCCACGAATCCGACCGCCGTTCCATCATCGTGGAACTGACAGCAACGGGCAGGGAACTCTTCGAGGAACACGACAGGCTGCACATGCAACTGACGGAAACCCTCACCGCCAGCCTGAGTGATGAAGAACGCGCAACCCTGCGCCACTGCCTGCACATTATGAACAAGGCTTTCTGA
- a CDS encoding LexA family protein — protein sequence MTQVQSASGMVPEHGTGGRGCPLFLNPVAAGFPSPAEDYVERPLDLNEHLVRNPVATFFVRAQGDSMTGAGILDGDILVVDRSVAPVHNRIVIAAVHGELTVKRLYLREGAVLLMPENENYPPLDVTGQEDVTVWGVVTAVVRTL from the coding sequence ATGACACAAGTACAATCTGCATCCGGCATGGTACCGGAACACGGAACGGGCGGGCGGGGATGCCCGCTGTTTCTCAATCCCGTTGCAGCGGGGTTTCCCTCTCCGGCGGAGGACTATGTGGAACGTCCGCTGGACCTTAACGAACACCTTGTGCGCAACCCGGTTGCCACCTTCTTTGTCCGCGCGCAGGGAGATTCCATGACCGGGGCGGGCATTCTGGACGGGGACATTCTGGTGGTGGACCGCTCCGTGGCCCCTGTGCATAACCGCATCGTCATTGCCGCCGTGCATGGGGAACTTACGGTAAAGCGCCTGTATCTGCGGGAAGGTGCCGTGCTGCTCATGCCCGAAAACGAGAACTATCCGCCGCTGGATGTGACCGGACAGGAGGACGTGACCGTGTGGGGCGTGGTAACGGCAGTGGTGCGCACCCTGTAG
- a CDS encoding Y-family DNA polymerase: MAAVFALVDCNNFYCSCERVFRPDLEARPVVVLSNNDGCIIARSAEAKKLGIGMGEPYHKLKGALLRQGVTVFSSNYALYGDLSARVMRVLEMFSPMVEVYSIDEAFLRLEGVAGQKRTEHARRMRQQVRQWTGIPVSVGMGPTRTLAKLASRVCKSIPACDGVFDLTRYAGDAAAMNRILDTVAAGDVWGVGRRYAAMLERHGVLTARQLRDMPDDWVRRRMTVVGLRTVLELRGISCVEPEDVQPRRSILSSRSFGTPVKLRAHAHEALTAHITRAAEKLRREGLVAHTAGVMIRAYDSLAAIARTADEDAGGEDRPYADFATRHLVRATDYTPHLLQAGRELLDAVFREGLRYKKVGVLLTGLEGRHAGQHSLLDCMTGESARDKTRDALMRTADSINARHGRGTLRYAAEGADEKAPWHMRQRFRSPGYTTAWKELARVRG; the protein is encoded by the coding sequence ATGGCTGCCGTTTTTGCCCTTGTGGACTGCAATAATTTCTACTGCTCCTGCGAGCGGGTCTTCCGCCCGGACCTTGAAGCGCGCCCGGTGGTGGTGCTTTCCAACAACGACGGCTGCATCATAGCCCGCTCGGCGGAAGCCAAGAAGCTGGGCATAGGCATGGGCGAGCCGTACCATAAGCTCAAGGGGGCGTTGCTCCGGCAGGGGGTGACGGTGTTTTCCTCCAACTACGCCCTGTACGGCGACCTGTCTGCCCGGGTCATGCGCGTGCTGGAGATGTTCAGTCCCATGGTGGAAGTCTATTCCATTGACGAGGCTTTTCTGCGGCTGGAAGGCGTTGCCGGGCAGAAGCGCACGGAACATGCCCGCCGCATGCGGCAACAGGTGCGGCAGTGGACGGGCATACCTGTTTCCGTGGGCATGGGGCCCACCAGAACCCTTGCCAAGCTGGCAAGCCGGGTGTGCAAATCCATACCCGCCTGCGATGGTGTGTTTGACCTGACGCGCTATGCCGGGGATGCCGCAGCCATGAACCGTATTCTGGATACGGTGGCGGCGGGAGATGTGTGGGGCGTGGGCAGACGCTATGCCGCCATGCTGGAGCGCCACGGCGTGCTTACCGCGCGGCAACTGCGGGATATGCCCGACGACTGGGTGCGCCGACGCATGACCGTTGTGGGTCTGCGTACGGTGCTGGAGTTGCGGGGTATTTCCTGCGTGGAGCCGGAGGACGTGCAGCCCCGGCGGTCCATTCTTTCTTCCCGCTCCTTCGGCACGCCGGTGAAACTGCGCGCCCATGCGCACGAGGCTCTGACGGCGCATATCACCCGCGCGGCGGAGAAGCTGCGCCGGGAAGGGCTGGTGGCGCATACGGCGGGCGTGATGATCCGGGCGTATGACAGCCTTGCCGCAATCGCCCGCACTGCTGACGAAGATGCCGGCGGGGAAGACAGACCCTATGCCGACTTCGCCACCCGTCACCTTGTCCGCGCCACGGACTACACGCCCCACCTGCTGCAGGCGGGGCGCGAACTGCTGGATGCCGTATTCCGTGAGGGGCTGCGCTACAAAAAGGTGGGGGTGCTGCTTACAGGGCTGGAGGGCAGACACGCGGGGCAGCACAGTCTGCTGGACTGCATGACCGGAGAATCGGCCCGCGACAAAACGCGCGATGCCCTGATGCGCACGGCAGACAGCATTAACGCCCGCCACGGGCGCGGCACCCTGCGCTATGCCGCAGAAGGGGCGGATGAAAAGGCCCCGTGGCACATGCGGCAGCGTTTCCGTTCGCCGGGTTACACCACGGCATGGAAGGAGCTTGCCCGGGTACGCGGGTAG
- the ftsY gene encoding signal recognition particle-docking protein FtsY codes for MGFFSKLKRLWSGETTDDTAAAPAETAAQPTDAQAPGQAAPEELPVLSELPEQITQAEPEKQTTASPDTPAEGAPSRVQAPAAQEPAQQPAQATARADSPQWQKDLTLALRGAEPRLSVWLEHVLGGVDKADDTLWERLRFFFSALDAPAAEADAFIAEFSRWLDVMEYVHVGDFRSELQYRLALALDLEDEEDERSRLLLKLSEGLTKTKEQITRQIDGLLSSHATMNEGFWQELEEILIMADVGFEPTMKLVNRLRERVRKSGTDKPEHFKALMREELEEIFKMPPRIKAVNLPEVVLMIGVNGVGKTTTIAKLAYRARMQGKKVLIAASDTFRAAAIEQLQVWADRVGAGFYAKGPNSDPAAVAYEAVELAVKEGYDVLFVDTAGRLQTKVDLMAELQKIRNVLGKKHPGAPHRTILTIDATTGQNALSQTKIFNESCKLDEIILTKLDGTAKGGIVVAVAMEFGIPISHIGLGEKMEDLRPFNGADFAAALLGS; via the coding sequence ATGGGCTTTTTTTCCAAGTTGAAACGGTTGTGGTCCGGCGAGACCACTGACGATACGGCAGCCGCTCCGGCAGAAACCGCTGCACAGCCGACCGATGCCCAGGCACCGGGACAGGCTGCCCCGGAAGAACTGCCGGTACTGTCGGAACTGCCGGAACAGATAACGCAGGCAGAACCGGAAAAACAGACCACGGCATCGCCTGACACTCCGGCGGAAGGCGCGCCTTCACGCGTGCAGGCTCCGGCTGCTCAGGAACCGGCACAGCAACCGGCACAGGCAACGGCACGGGCAGACTCGCCCCAGTGGCAGAAGGATCTCACCCTTGCCCTGCGCGGCGCGGAACCCCGCCTTTCTGTCTGGCTGGAGCATGTGCTCGGCGGAGTGGACAAGGCGGACGACACCCTGTGGGAACGTCTGCGCTTCTTCTTCTCCGCGCTGGACGCCCCCGCAGCGGAAGCGGATGCCTTCATCGCTGAATTCTCCCGCTGGCTGGATGTTATGGAATACGTCCACGTGGGCGACTTCCGCTCCGAACTACAATACCGCCTTGCCCTTGCCCTTGATCTGGAAGACGAGGAGGACGAGCGTTCGCGCCTGCTCCTCAAGCTTTCCGAGGGGCTTACCAAGACCAAGGAGCAGATTACCCGCCAGATAGACGGGCTGCTCTCTTCCCACGCCACCATGAACGAAGGCTTCTGGCAGGAGCTGGAAGAAATACTCATTATGGCGGATGTGGGCTTTGAACCCACCATGAAGCTGGTGAACCGCCTGCGCGAACGGGTACGCAAATCCGGCACGGACAAGCCCGAACACTTCAAGGCCCTTATGCGCGAGGAGCTTGAGGAAATTTTCAAGATGCCGCCGCGCATCAAGGCCGTGAACCTGCCGGAAGTGGTGCTCATGATCGGCGTAAACGGCGTGGGCAAGACCACCACCATTGCCAAACTCGCCTACCGCGCCCGCATGCAGGGAAAAAAGGTGCTCATTGCGGCGAGCGACACCTTCCGCGCCGCCGCCATAGAGCAGTTGCAGGTATGGGCGGACCGCGTGGGCGCAGGCTTCTATGCCAAGGGCCCGAACTCAGACCCCGCCGCCGTTGCCTATGAAGCTGTGGAGCTGGCCGTAAAGGAAGGGTATGATGTACTCTTTGTAGACACGGCGGGCAGGTTGCAGACCAAGGTGGACCTTATGGCGGAACTGCAGAAGATACGTAACGTGCTGGGCAAAAAACATCCCGGCGCACCGCACCGCACCATCCTGACCATAGACGCCACCACGGGACAGAACGCCCTTTCGCAGACCAAGATTTTCAACGAGTCGTGCAAGCTGGACGAGATTATTCTCACCAAGCTGGACGGCACCGCCAAGGGCGGGATTGTGGTCGCCGTAGCCATGGAATTTGGCATACCCATTTCGCACATCGGGCTCGGAGAAAAGATGGAAGACCTGCGCCCCTTCAACGGCGCGGACTTTGCCGCCGCCCTGCTGGGCAGCTAG
- a CDS encoding PAS domain-containing sensor histidine kinase, whose protein sequence is MQEKVASKRAYSPVNLFRGRSISRDLTISLMVMILLVVASTLSWQYLRNSQAMLREVESKADEYITRLSDILSVPIWNFDTRTIDQIGTVFAQYDLVNEVRIMDPLGKVLFSTVKRDDADARVYRERDIMYEGEVIGHATVVLTLAGYKKDLSRLVTTNLLALSGVLVVILVATGILLRIHLRKPLEELLRGMGQVARGDFKFDFSVIQNAELGLIADNFAVMAAEVAAREKQLVEMNRQLEAQIRERERAEAALRQSEERYSLAVIATNDGIWDWDLRQDRVYYSTRWKAIIGYQDAEIDNNLDEWQGRMHPADLDRVLRAQDDYLSGVTEQFEVEYRMRHKDGEYRWILGRGMCVRDESGEPYRMAGAHTDITQRKQAERELWETKNTLDNILNSMPSTIVSVDKDARITQWNKTAEEVTGIAAAEAYGRPFADVLPRYGFLLSHITESIATGTNISLEKEAVTEDARTRYFDIIIYPVVTRGEFSAVIRLDDVTDRFRIEEMMVQTEKMLSVGGLAAGMAHEINNPLGGILQGTQNIKRRISMDFPANHKAAEEAGCPLENIRTYLESRGIIRFLEGITESGRRAADIVSNMLEFSRRSEARRSSVNLGELIDKTIELAANDYDLKKKYDFRHIEIVRQYDPTLPQVLCSPQEVEQVLLNLLKNAAQAMVERGDRSDAPRIVITTSLDRGRARIDVADNGPGMDEETRKRVFEPFFTTKAVGEGTGLGLSVSYFIITTNHEGQFTVDAEPGRGTTFTIRLPLGRR, encoded by the coding sequence ATGCAGGAAAAGGTTGCTTCCAAACGTGCGTATTCACCGGTGAACCTCTTCAGGGGGCGCTCTATATCGCGTGATCTGACCATAAGCCTTATGGTCATGATCCTGCTTGTGGTGGCTTCCACGCTTTCGTGGCAGTATCTGCGCAATTCGCAGGCCATGCTCCGCGAAGTGGAAAGCAAGGCCGATGAGTACATAACCCGCCTTTCGGATATTCTGTCTGTTCCCATCTGGAATTTCGACACCCGCACCATTGATCAGATAGGCACCGTGTTCGCCCAGTACGACTTGGTGAACGAGGTGCGCATAATGGACCCGCTGGGCAAGGTGCTTTTCAGCACCGTAAAGCGTGATGACGCGGATGCCCGGGTCTACCGCGAGCGCGACATCATGTACGAGGGCGAGGTGATAGGCCACGCCACGGTGGTGCTCACTCTTGCCGGATACAAGAAGGACTTATCGCGTCTTGTCACCACCAACCTGCTGGCACTGAGCGGCGTGCTGGTGGTTATTCTTGTGGCCACGGGCATTCTGCTGCGCATCCATCTGCGCAAGCCGCTGGAAGAGCTGCTCCGGGGCATGGGGCAGGTGGCGCGGGGCGACTTCAAGTTCGACTTCAGCGTCATTCAGAACGCGGAACTGGGGCTTATTGCCGACAACTTTGCCGTTATGGCGGCAGAGGTGGCGGCGCGCGAAAAGCAGCTTGTGGAAATGAACCGCCAACTGGAAGCCCAGATACGCGAGCGCGAACGGGCAGAAGCCGCCCTGCGGCAGAGTGAGGAACGTTATTCGCTGGCTGTTATCGCCACCAACGACGGCATATGGGACTGGGACCTGCGGCAGGACCGGGTGTATTATTCCACCCGCTGGAAAGCCATTATCGGGTATCAGGACGCCGAGATAGACAATAATCTGGACGAGTGGCAGGGGCGTATGCATCCTGCCGATCTCGACAGGGTGCTGCGCGCGCAGGACGATTATCTGAGCGGCGTGACGGAGCAGTTTGAGGTGGAATACCGGATGCGCCACAAGGACGGCGAATACCGCTGGATACTTGGGCGCGGCATGTGTGTGCGTGACGAATCGGGCGAACCCTACCGCATGGCGGGCGCACACACGGATATTACCCAGCGCAAGCAGGCGGAACGTGAGCTCTGGGAAACCAAGAACACCCTAGACAACATCCTCAACTCCATGCCCTCCACCATTGTGAGCGTGGACAAGGACGCGCGCATAACCCAGTGGAACAAGACGGCGGAAGAAGTGACGGGCATTGCCGCCGCCGAAGCCTACGGGCGGCCCTTTGCGGACGTGCTGCCCCGCTACGGGTTCCTGCTCTCACACATTACGGAATCCATTGCCACGGGAACCAATATTTCTCTGGAAAAAGAAGCTGTTACCGAAGACGCGCGCACCCGGTATTTTGACATCATCATCTACCCTGTTGTCACGCGGGGAGAGTTTTCCGCCGTTATCCGGCTGGATGACGTAACGGACCGCTTCCGCATTGAGGAAATGATGGTTCAGACTGAGAAGATGCTTTCCGTGGGCGGGCTGGCGGCAGGTATGGCGCACGAAATCAATAACCCGCTCGGCGGAATTTTGCAGGGCACACAGAATATCAAACGCCGCATTTCCATGGATTTTCCTGCCAACCACAAGGCGGCGGAAGAAGCAGGATGCCCGCTGGAGAACATCCGCACCTATCTGGAGAGCCGGGGAATCATCCGTTTTCTGGAAGGCATTACCGAATCCGGCAGGCGCGCAGCAGATATTGTGAGCAACATGCTGGAATTCAGCCGCCGCAGCGAGGCGCGTCGCTCGTCTGTGAATCTTGGCGAACTGATAGACAAAACCATAGAGCTGGCCGCCAATGACTATGACCTGAAAAAGAAATATGACTTCAGGCACATTGAGATCGTCCGCCAGTACGATCCTACCCTGCCGCAGGTGCTCTGCTCGCCGCAGGAGGTTGAACAGGTGCTGCTGAACCTGCTCAAGAACGCCGCACAGGCGATGGTGGAACGCGGCGATCGGAGCGATGCCCCGCGCATTGTCATAACCACCAGCCTTGACCGGGGGCGCGCCCGCATAGACGTGGCCGATAACGGTCCCGGCATGGACGAGGAAACCCGCAAGCGCGTGTTCGAGCCGTTCTTCACCACCAAGGCGGTGGGCGAAGGAACGGGGCTTGGGCTTTCCGTCTCCTACTTCATCATCACCACCAATCACGAAGGTCAGTTCACCGTGGACGCAGAACCGGGACGCGGCACTACCTTCACCATCCGGCTGCCGCTGGGCAGGCGGTAG
- a CDS encoding ABC transporter permease — protein sequence MPPVKTIVYDALKNLTLYPIRSALALIGIMVGIGSVISMVASTAMIKNTAMSRFEEMGKNTLTIKTLYDIPHAAPYAHMDILQNIPSHCSGVLTVAPVSMQSGFLKLQGQPKTTSFLGATPDLLRAARLEVREGRFLHHLEDRLLVCVLGSDIARALRYGESTPIIGTHIAINGYHLEIIGELEKSGASAIANSYEQINNTIILPLASLYKIFGINKSMTTLVTTQGDIHLAETAINNYLKQNNFKQTSILKAEEILQLSSKQNTTLSNLMIFVCIISLTVGGIGVVNVMLSAVTERKKEIGIRRAIGATQTDIILQFVMESVILCIVGGILGIAVGITLTKSTALLYNLLYSIPQEALWIGCATSLASGLCAGIYPAMRASQLNPTDALRAD from the coding sequence ATGCCGCCCGTCAAAACAATTGTTTATGACGCCTTAAAAAACCTGACTCTGTATCCAATTCGCTCTGCCCTTGCATTAATTGGCATCATGGTAGGCATAGGATCGGTAATCTCCATGGTGGCAAGCACCGCCATGATCAAAAACACGGCCATGTCTCGCTTTGAAGAAATGGGCAAAAACACGCTGACCATCAAGACCTTATACGACATCCCCCACGCCGCCCCTTATGCCCACATGGATATTTTACAAAACATCCCCTCCCATTGCTCCGGGGTGCTAACTGTCGCACCTGTGTCCATGCAAAGCGGCTTTCTAAAGCTGCAGGGACAACCCAAAACTACCTCTTTTCTCGGAGCAACACCCGACCTACTGAGAGCCGCCCGGCTAGAAGTGCGAGAAGGACGCTTCTTACACCATTTGGAAGATCGCCTGTTAGTTTGCGTTCTCGGCTCGGACATAGCCCGTGCACTAAGGTACGGCGAATCAACTCCTATTATCGGAACACATATCGCTATCAACGGGTATCACCTTGAAATCATAGGCGAGCTTGAAAAGTCAGGCGCCTCAGCAATCGCCAATTCATATGAACAAATCAACAACACAATCATTCTTCCACTTGCCAGTCTGTACAAAATATTCGGAATCAACAAGTCAATGACAACACTCGTGACTACACAAGGAGACATACATCTAGCGGAAACAGCTATTAATAACTACCTAAAGCAGAACAACTTTAAACAAACATCCATTCTTAAGGCAGAAGAGATACTTCAACTCTCTTCCAAACAAAACACGACGTTAAGCAATCTAATGATATTTGTCTGCATAATCTCACTTACAGTAGGAGGCATAGGCGTAGTTAATGTCATGCTCTCCGCTGTCACGGAGAGAAAAAAAGAAATTGGCATACGCAGAGCAATTGGAGCAACGCAAACCGACATAATACTGCAATTTGTCATGGAATCTGTCATTCTGTGCATAGTAGGCGGGATTCTAGGCATAGCAGTAGGCATTACGCTAACCAAAAGCACCGCACTCTTATACAACCTGCTCTATTCAATTCCGCAAGAAGCGTTATGGATAGGATGCGCCACATCGCTTGCGTCAGGACTATGCGCCGGCATCTACCCCGCGATGAGAGCGTCTCAACTGAACCCTACAGATGCGCTACGGGCTGATTGA
- a CDS encoding ABC transporter permease, with protein sequence MSPLKTIIYGAFRNLSASPLKSLLALTGIITGVGSVIALLAGTTMIREQALSAFSEMGTDAISIIVVKNPSETHKKPVTFETLQKLPDIFPEINQAASYISGPQATVVFNGKNSVAHVIGASPELASVTMLSLETGRFIHPLDHGEMVCVVGFSLAEKLRSSGHASIVGSQLRLDGRPLTIIGVLQRTESSSEFRPAQLSNGVVIPISTRYRLFERDTGTLITILSTHNTPQDVKKKIESYFIQEDYRRINVRCADDLLNLRSQQDGLLIQLLCILGATSLIVGSVSVMNIMLASVTERTQEIGIRRALGATRQAILLQFMLESIILCLIGGSLGIAIGTLMSLAIAIIFNLPFMIPMLAFWAGCGASFGAGLCAGTYPAIRAARLNPAVAINTR encoded by the coding sequence TTGAGCCCGCTTAAAACCATTATTTATGGAGCTTTCAGAAACCTATCTGCGTCTCCGCTTAAGTCACTTCTTGCCCTTACGGGAATCATAACAGGCGTTGGATCTGTTATTGCGTTGCTTGCCGGAACCACTATGATCAGAGAACAGGCGCTTTCCGCATTTTCAGAAATGGGGACTGATGCAATATCTATCATCGTGGTAAAAAACCCATCTGAAACACATAAGAAACCAGTTACTTTCGAAACCCTGCAAAAGCTTCCTGATATCTTTCCTGAAATCAACCAGGCGGCTTCCTATATTTCTGGCCCTCAAGCAACCGTTGTTTTTAATGGAAAAAATAGCGTAGCGCACGTTATTGGCGCATCACCTGAACTAGCTTCTGTCACAATGCTTTCGCTTGAGACAGGGCGTTTTATTCACCCGCTGGATCACGGGGAGATGGTTTGCGTTGTCGGCTTTTCTCTTGCCGAAAAATTACGCAGCTCCGGGCACGCCTCCATAGTAGGGAGTCAACTTCGTTTAGACGGGCGTCCATTGACTATTATAGGCGTACTCCAACGCACCGAAAGTTCATCTGAATTTCGACCAGCTCAACTGAGCAACGGCGTTGTCATTCCCATTTCCACACGATACAGGCTTTTTGAAAGAGACACAGGAACTCTTATCACTATACTTTCAACTCACAACACCCCACAAGACGTAAAGAAGAAAATAGAATCTTATTTTATTCAAGAAGACTATCGACGAATTAACGTACGATGCGCCGATGATTTACTGAATTTACGATCACAACAAGATGGCCTGCTCATACAGCTTTTATGCATTCTTGGAGCCACTTCTCTTATCGTTGGCAGTGTTAGTGTTATGAACATCATGCTTGCCTCGGTAACAGAACGAACACAAGAAATAGGCATACGAAGAGCACTTGGCGCGACACGGCAAGCTATCCTACTTCAGTTCATGCTCGAATCAATAATCCTTTGCCTTATTGGCGGATCACTGGGCATCGCAATTGGAACACTAATGAGTCTTGCTATTGCCATAATTTTCAATCTTCCATTCATGATTCCAATGCTCGCCTTCTGGGCCGGATGCGGTGCATCGTTCGGAGCTGGTCTATGTGCTGGCACCTACCCTGCAATACGGGCTGCGCGCCTTAATCCTGCCGTTGCGATAAACACCCGATGA
- a CDS encoding ABC transporter ATP-binding protein, producing the protein MIHLKDICKTFVLGDSPLKVLKNINLEIHSGSLVSVVGRSGCGKSTLMNILGLLETPDSGTYLLNGQATSGLNDANASRIRNREIGFVFQQFHLLPRLTVFENIALPLVYGGVGEADRKEMVSAMLDRVDMLAWQNQLPSRLSGGQQQRVAVARALVAKPKLVLADEPTGALDQQTGQDIMSLFLRLNREERTTLVIITHDPAVAGTCDIRFRMQDGVIEPA; encoded by the coding sequence ATGATCCACCTTAAGGACATTTGTAAAACATTTGTTTTAGGCGACAGCCCCCTGAAGGTTCTCAAGAACATTAATCTTGAGATTCATTCCGGTTCGCTCGTGTCTGTGGTGGGCCGCTCCGGATGTGGCAAATCCACCTTAATGAACATTCTTGGCCTGCTGGAAACTCCGGACTCCGGAACATATCTCCTTAATGGCCAGGCGACCTCTGGCCTCAACGATGCAAACGCATCGCGCATTCGGAACCGCGAAATTGGTTTCGTATTCCAGCAGTTCCATCTTTTGCCCAGGCTGACGGTTTTTGAAAACATCGCCCTGCCCTTAGTCTATGGCGGCGTTGGCGAGGCAGACCGAAAAGAAATGGTCAGCGCGATGCTTGACCGCGTAGACATGCTTGCCTGGCAGAACCAACTTCCTTCCCGACTGTCTGGGGGCCAGCAACAACGGGTAGCGGTGGCAAGAGCTCTTGTCGCAAAACCAAAGCTTGTATTGGCTGACGAACCGACAGGAGCACTAGACCAGCAGACCGGACAAGACATAATGAGCCTTTTCTTACGCCTAAACAGAGAAGAGCGCACCACACTTGTCATTATCACGCACGACCCTGCCGTAGCAGGAACATGCGATATTCGTTTCAGAATGCAGGACGGCGTCATTGAGCCCGCTTAA